One Brachyspira suanatina DNA segment encodes these proteins:
- a CDS encoding M16 family metallopeptidase produces the protein MVKRLTLKNGTRVVLEKMPMLDTVSIGFIFLTGSANEKKEENGYTHFIEHMLFKGTDKLSSKELIRNIEGVGGIFNAFTSRHLTSFYINIISKYFDRAVDTLENIMLHSAFREDDINREKKVIIEELKMSNDTPEEISANQFFAAAYKGTSMSFPIGGNINNIKKISRDKIYSYFKDHFNSNNLIISIAGNFDIDYAVERLEKIKLDKGTKTVNDDLPFYYKTITKEKQEINQVYFSLVTPSYNACDNKKRYAMNIVNDIFGGSSYSRLFQSIRENKGLCYNIYSYNSSFINGGTFEIHGSTSLDRYAETIESIYYEIEKLVNERISEEEVEEAKESYKGSMAFSKFSAEFIMNKNARHELYSSKYISFKELYNIIDKVDLKMVNEVIDEKLMNKKFFLTSVGASGTKDISKDLSSKLKLN, from the coding sequence ATGGTAAAAAGATTAACATTAAAAAACGGCACAAGAGTTGTTTTAGAAAAGATGCCTATGCTTGATACTGTATCTATAGGTTTTATATTTTTAACAGGAAGTGCCAATGAAAAAAAAGAAGAAAATGGATATACTCATTTCATAGAGCATATGCTTTTTAAAGGTACTGATAAACTTAGTTCAAAAGAACTTATTAGAAATATAGAAGGTGTAGGCGGTATATTTAATGCCTTTACTTCAAGACATTTAACTTCATTTTATATAAATATAATATCTAAATATTTTGACAGAGCAGTTGATACTTTAGAAAATATTATGCTTCATTCTGCATTCAGAGAAGATGATATAAACAGAGAAAAAAAAGTTATCATTGAAGAGCTTAAAATGTCAAATGATACTCCTGAAGAAATATCAGCCAATCAATTTTTTGCTGCTGCCTATAAAGGTACTTCTATGAGCTTTCCTATAGGCGGAAATATTAACAATATAAAAAAAATAAGCAGAGATAAAATTTATTCTTATTTTAAAGACCATTTTAATTCTAATAATTTGATTATATCTATAGCCGGAAATTTTGATATTGATTATGCTGTGGAAAGATTAGAAAAAATTAAACTAGACAAAGGTACTAAAACAGTTAATGATGATCTTCCTTTTTATTATAAAACTATAACTAAAGAAAAGCAGGAAATTAATCAGGTTTATTTTTCTCTTGTAACGCCTTCATATAATGCCTGCGATAATAAAAAAAGATATGCTATGAATATAGTTAATGATATATTCGGAGGAAGTTCTTATTCAAGATTATTTCAATCAATAAGAGAGAATAAGGGACTTTGTTATAATATATACAGTTATAATTCAAGCTTTATAAATGGCGGTACATTTGAGATACATGGTTCTACTAGCTTGGATAGGTATGCAGAAACTATAGAAAGTATATATTATGAAATAGAAAAATTGGTTAATGAAAGAATATCAGAGGAAGAAGTAGAAGAGGCTAAAGAGAGTTATAAAGGTTCTATGGCTTTCAGTAAATTCAGCGCAGAGTTCATAATGAATAAGAATGCAAGGCATGAATTGTATTCATCTAAATATATTTCATTTAAAGAGCTTTATAATATAATAGATAAAGTAGATTTGAAAATGGTTAATGAAGTAATAGATGAAAAATTGATGAATAAAAAATTCTTTTTAACATCTGTAGGGGCAAGCGGTACTAAAGATATAAGTAAGGATTTAAGCAGCAAACTTAAATTAAATTGA
- the smpB gene encoding SsrA-binding protein SmpB: protein MASKKDKKSGSSTISSGEIVRNKKALFNYELVEKFEAGIVLLGTEVKSLRERSVNMADSYASFKKNGELFIVNMHISPYHFGNRNNHEPLRERKLLMKKRELRRLYGKIKEQGLTLIPVKLYFSRGKVKVELALAKGKKLHDKRETLKRKTLDREMERYIKR, encoded by the coding sequence ATGGCTAGTAAAAAGGATAAAAAATCAGGCAGCAGTACTATTTCTTCCGGCGAGATAGTAAGAAACAAAAAGGCTTTATTCAATTATGAGCTTGTAGAAAAATTTGAGGCCGGTATTGTTTTGCTTGGTACAGAAGTAAAATCTCTTAGAGAAAGAAGTGTTAATATGGCTGACAGTTATGCTTCTTTTAAGAAAAATGGGGAACTTTTTATAGTTAATATGCATATATCTCCTTATCATTTCGGAAATAGAAATAATCATGAACCTTTAAGAGAAAGAAAACTTTTAATGAAAAAAAGAGAGTTGAGAAGGTTATATGGAAAGATCAAAGAACAAGGACTTACTTTAATACCTGTTAAATTATATTTTTCTAGAGGAAAAGTAAAAGTGGAATTGGCACTAGCAAAAGGTAAGAAACTTCATGATAAAAGGGAAACTCTAAAAAGAAAAACTTTAGATAGAGAAATGGAAAGATATATTAAAAGATAA
- a CDS encoding DUF305 domain-containing protein has translation MDKMKKIITIFIISAFALLVISCSGKSASTDTADTNANNMDHSAHNAHQTSSEIIDLMHYPMMEQPFQKTDNIDADFLVNMIPHHEGAIISSQKLLETTKNEKLIELANNIIEEQDKEVLEFNELVKELNANNTDYSDIDTEAIGNEMQLIMDKMMNDMSAIEITGDNDIDFLKGMIPHHQAAIDVSKKILEYTKNNKIKEIANRIIKAQEKEIEDMNNMINSMM, from the coding sequence ATGGATAAAATGAAAAAAATTATAACAATATTTATTATTTCAGCTTTTGCCTTATTAGTTATATCTTGCTCAGGTAAGAGCGCTTCTACTGATACTGCAGATACTAATGCAAACAATATGGATCATTCAGCTCATAATGCACATCAGACTAGTTCTGAAATTATTGATTTAATGCATTATCCTATGATGGAACAGCCTTTTCAAAAAACTGATAATATAGATGCTGATTTTTTAGTTAATATGATACCGCATCATGAAGGTGCTATAATATCTTCTCAAAAATTATTAGAAACTACTAAAAATGAAAAGTTAATAGAATTGGCTAATAATATAATAGAAGAGCAGGATAAAGAAGTTCTAGAGTTTAATGAATTAGTTAAAGAATTAAATGCTAACAATACAGATTATAGCGATATAGATACTGAAGCTATAGGAAATGAGATGCAGCTTATTATGGATAAGATGATGAATGATATGTCAGCTATAGAAATAACAGGAGATAATGATATAGATTTTCTTAAAGGTATGATACCGCATCATCAGGCTGCTATTGATGTTTCAAAGAAAATATTAGAATATACTAAAAATAATAAAATAAAAGAAATAGCAAACAGAATAATAAAAGCACAGGAAAAAGAAATAGAAGATATGAATAATATGATTAATTCTATGATGTAA
- the rpsP gene encoding 30S ribosomal protein S16, protein MVKLRLKRIGRKHEPHYRIVAADARFPRDGRFIEELGWFNPKAKDVLYKLNVEGLKKWLSNGAQPTYVVKSILVKEGLMEKDKGAPIERKKKRALKNPEKRRKHRKQAKPESAEEKSEA, encoded by the coding sequence GTGGTAAAATTAAGATTAAAACGTATAGGTCGCAAACATGAGCCTCATTATCGTATCGTAGCTGCAGATGCTCGTTTCCCACGCGATGGTCGTTTTATTGAAGAGCTAGGTTGGTTTAACCCTAAAGCTAAAGATGTATTATATAAGTTGAATGTAGAAGGCCTAAAAAAATGGCTTTCCAATGGTGCACAGCCAACTTATGTAGTAAAAAGTATTCTTGTTAAAGAAGGTTTGATGGAAAAAGATAAAGGTGCTCCTATTGAAAGAAAGAAAAAAAGAGCATTGAAAAATCCTGAAAAAAGGCGCAAACATCGTAAACAAGCTAAGCCTGAATCTGCTGAGGAGAAGAGCGAAGCTTAA
- a CDS encoding biotin/lipoyl-containing protein gives MTKQYKITVNGKTYDVSVEEIRPVASNKTVSTIVNTPVNTPKPAASAAVPKAAAAPAIPIDENAISVKATMPGTIVSFSVAVGDKVQEGQVVAILEAMKMENEITAPASGEVKSIHVEKGSSVVEGQVILQIK, from the coding sequence ATGACTAAGCAATATAAAATCACAGTTAATGGAAAAACTTATGATGTATCAGTAGAGGAGATAAGACCTGTAGCTTCAAATAAAACAGTATCTACTATAGTTAATACACCAGTAAATACACCAAAACCAGCAGCATCAGCTGCAGTACCAAAAGCAGCAGCAGCTCCTGCAATTCCAATAGATGAGAATGCTATATCAGTAAAAGCAACTATGCCTGGTACTATAGTATCATTCAGCGTTGCAGTTGGAGATAAAGTACAAGAAGGTCAGGTTGTAGCTATATTGGAAGCTATGAAAATGGAAAATGAAATTACTGCTCCAGCATCAGGAGAGGTAAAATCTATACATGTTGAAAAAGGTTCTTCAGTTGTAGAGGGTCAGGTTATATTACAAATTAAGTAA
- the ffh gene encoding signal recognition particle protein, with product MFGNLTKSISNVFSKIQGKKVLTDKDISDSLLTIKEALLSADVSLEAADKFLEEATNRAIGKEKLEGVEPANQFVADVHDTLVNMIGEGESGLKLEPVEKTTITLLFGLQGSGKTTTSAKLAKYYKDKRRVMLVGLDVHRPAAMEQLAVLAREVGVPYHIDTKEKKAYKILKKALSIAKKEQYNMILVDTAGRLEIDEEMMLELRRVVNSANVTEKLLVVDSTAGQSVYDVAKSFQSNIGINGVILTKFDSGVRGGAALSLKYATGSPVKFVGVGEHLDDIDVFDAKRVAGQILGMGDIVKLVEKARAAISEKEAQEMLQKVIENNFDYNDFLKQIEATAKMGGLSKMTSMIPGMANVDTELLSREEEKFKKYKAIIQSMTKKERLALFPLNNSRKMRISKGSGQSVYDVNQLIKQFTMMKNMMGSTKKMDKLAKSLEGMGMSIDDLNKLM from the coding sequence GTGTTTGGTAATTTAACTAAATCTATATCTAATGTATTCTCTAAAATACAAGGTAAAAAAGTTCTTACTGATAAGGATATATCAGATAGTCTTTTAACTATAAAAGAAGCACTTTTGTCTGCTGACGTATCTTTAGAAGCTGCTGATAAGTTTCTTGAAGAAGCTACCAACAGAGCTATAGGAAAAGAAAAATTAGAAGGTGTAGAACCTGCTAATCAATTTGTAGCTGATGTTCATGATACTTTGGTTAATATGATAGGAGAGGGTGAAAGCGGTTTAAAATTAGAACCTGTTGAGAAAACTACTATTACTTTGCTTTTCGGTCTTCAAGGTTCTGGTAAAACTACTACTTCTGCTAAATTAGCTAAATATTATAAAGATAAAAGACGTGTTATGCTTGTAGGACTTGACGTTCACAGACCTGCAGCTATGGAGCAGCTTGCTGTTTTAGCTAGAGAAGTTGGTGTTCCTTATCATATAGATACTAAAGAGAAAAAAGCTTATAAAATACTTAAAAAAGCACTTTCAATTGCTAAAAAAGAACAGTATAATATGATATTAGTGGATACTGCAGGACGTTTAGAGATAGACGAAGAAATGATGCTTGAACTAAGACGTGTTGTAAACTCTGCTAATGTTACAGAAAAATTATTGGTTGTGGATTCTACAGCAGGTCAGAGTGTTTATGATGTTGCAAAAAGTTTCCAAAGCAATATTGGTATAAATGGCGTTATACTTACAAAATTTGATTCCGGAGTTAGAGGCGGTGCCGCTTTATCTTTAAAATATGCTACTGGTTCTCCTGTTAAATTTGTCGGAGTAGGTGAGCATTTAGATGATATTGATGTATTTGATGCTAAGAGAGTAGCAGGACAAATACTTGGTATGGGTGATATAGTAAAATTGGTAGAGAAAGCCCGTGCTGCTATAAGTGAAAAAGAAGCTCAGGAAATGCTTCAAAAAGTTATAGAAAATAATTTCGATTATAATGATTTCTTGAAGCAGATAGAAGCTACTGCTAAAATGGGCGGACTTAGTAAAATGACATCTATGATTCCTGGCATGGCCAATGTAGATACAGAACTTTTAAGCCGTGAAGAGGAAAAATTTAAAAAGTATAAAGCTATTATACAGTCAATGACTAAAAAAGAAAGATTAGCCCTATTTCCTTTAAATAATTCAAGAAAAATGAGAATATCTAAAGGAAGCGGTCAAAGTGTTTATGATGTGAATCAGCTTATAAAGCAATTTACTATGATGAAAAACATGATGGGCAGTACTAAAAAGATGGATAAGCTCGCAAAGTCCCTAGAGGGTATGGGTATGTCTATAGATGATTTAAACAAATTAATGTAA
- a CDS encoding KH domain-containing protein, producing the protein MTEEKELIEYLAKKLVDEPEGVSVKVIEGEKSTILELKVNQSDIGKIIGKRGRIAHALRTILFAASMKSGKRVMLEIIDN; encoded by the coding sequence ATGACGGAAGAAAAAGAGCTTATTGAGTATTTGGCTAAAAAGTTAGTGGATGAGCCTGAGGGTGTTAGTGTTAAGGTTATTGAAGGTGAAAAGAGTACGATTCTGGAATTGAAAGTGAACCAAAGCGACATAGGTAAAATTATAGGTAAAAGAGGTCGTATTGCTCATGCATTACGTACTATTCTTTTTGCAGCTTCCATGAAAAGTGGTAAACGTGTAATGCTTGAGATTATTGACAATTGA
- a CDS encoding sodium ion-translocating decarboxylase subunit beta, with protein sequence MNKALGLDFNNLLTGFYPPTIAQVIMMLLGAYLIYMSIYYKKKPLLLLPMGVAILAANMPLPKMTEDVVSGFLGLMHSGADSGVYPVLVFFAVGTMIDLGLVLADPKNFFIGASSQIGILIVFYIMSSLNLGEDLSAATAIIGAADGSLAMYMSSLITEPRYFAAIVMAAYLYMELLPLLQSGLTKVLTTTKERKIPMNYLRQVSRGEKIIFAVIAMGLCGIFLANSFPLIAALLFGSILRESDIIKNFSINLQKSLTGILTMLIGIAIGSSASAEYFMTLNTVIIFAFGLLSLILSTTIGIIAAKVINILSGGKVNPIIGSAGLSAFPIPAWGAHVYGQENSSSNCLLLHAMAVNISGIISGAIVMGILLTFFH encoded by the coding sequence ATGAATAAAGCTTTAGGTTTGGATTTTAACAATTTACTTACAGGTTTTTATCCGCCGACTATAGCCCAAGTTATAATGATGCTTTTAGGAGCATATCTTATATATATGTCTATATATTATAAGAAAAAGCCTTTGCTTCTTCTTCCTATGGGAGTTGCAATACTAGCTGCTAATATGCCTCTTCCTAAGATGACAGAAGATGTAGTAAGCGGTTTTTTGGGTTTAATGCATAGCGGTGCGGACAGCGGAGTTTATCCTGTATTGGTATTTTTTGCAGTTGGTACTATGATAGATTTGGGACTTGTGCTTGCAGATCCTAAAAATTTCTTTATAGGAGCTAGTTCTCAGATTGGTATACTTATAGTATTTTATATTATGAGTTCTTTAAATTTAGGAGAAGATTTATCTGCTGCTACTGCAATTATAGGTGCTGCTGACGGATCTTTGGCTATGTATATGTCTTCTTTGATTACAGAGCCTAGATATTTTGCTGCTATTGTTATGGCTGCATACCTTTATATGGAGCTTCTTCCTTTACTTCAGTCAGGCCTTACAAAAGTTTTAACTACTACAAAAGAAAGAAAAATTCCTATGAATTATTTAAGACAGGTTTCAAGAGGAGAAAAAATCATATTTGCAGTTATTGCTATGGGGCTTTGCGGAATATTTTTGGCAAACTCATTTCCTCTTATAGCTGCTCTTTTATTCGGAAGTATTTTGAGAGAATCAGATATTATAAAAAATTTCTCAATCAATTTGCAGAAATCTTTAACAGGAATACTTACAATGCTTATAGGTATAGCTATAGGTTCCTCTGCTTCAGCTGAATATTTTATGACATTAAATACAGTAATAATATTTGCTTTTGGTTTATTATCATTAATATTAAGCACTACTATAGGTATAATTGCTGCTAAAGTTATTAATATATTGTCAGGCGGTAAAGTTAATCCTATAATAGGTTCTGCAGGTTTAAGTGCTTTTCCTATTCCTGCTTGGGGTGCCCATGTTTACGGACAGGAGAATAGTTCATCTAACTGTCTTCTTCTTCATGCAATGGCAGTTAATATTTCCGGCATAATATCCGGTGCTATTGTTATGGGTATACTTCTTACTTTCTTTCATTGA
- a CDS encoding OadG family protein, translating into MEHNAAITIFGIMSVFIVALVFYILSLVLGMIFKTRNIKKEEEIIKVVEESKTKEEDLIDDTELVAVITAAISAYTGMSNNRFIITSIKESKTPIWGMVDRVNKLK; encoded by the coding sequence ATGGAACATAATGCAGCTATTACCATATTTGGTATAATGTCTGTTTTTATAGTTGCTTTAGTTTTTTATATATTATCTTTAGTTTTGGGAATGATTTTCAAAACTAGAAATATAAAGAAAGAAGAAGAAATTATAAAAGTAGTAGAGGAAAGTAAAACTAAAGAAGAAGATTTAATAGATGATACTGAACTTGTAGCGGTGATTACAGCTGCAATATCAGCTTATACAGGTATGTCTAATAATAGATTTATTATTACATCTATTAAAGAATCTAAAACTCCTATATGGGGAATGGTAGACAGAGTAAATAAATTAAAATAA
- the rimM gene encoding ribosome maturation factor RimM (Essential for efficient processing of 16S rRNA) — translation MMIFYAKITGLHGLKGEVEMAFTDKSYFASLPVLSKNTPVIINNQTFTILDVKKKNKSFVFQLKDINTIDQAEKLIGLDIFIDSSHLPKLDDDTFYEAELIGYKIIDTDNNIYGEITDVYSLPSNYVFEIKLKENNNIVSIPFVKAYFGDSDKINKTICIIQKPIFDED, via the coding sequence TTGATGATTTTTTATGCCAAAATCACAGGTTTACATGGTTTAAAAGGAGAGGTAGAAATGGCTTTTACCGATAAAAGTTATTTCGCCTCTCTTCCTGTTTTAAGTAAAAATACACCTGTTATTATTAACAATCAAACATTTACTATATTAGATGTTAAAAAGAAAAATAAATCTTTTGTATTCCAGTTAAAAGATATCAATACTATAGATCAAGCTGAAAAATTGATAGGTCTTGATATATTTATTGATTCTTCACACTTACCTAAATTAGATGATGATACTTTTTATGAGGCTGAATTAATCGGATATAAAATCATAGATACAGATAATAATATTTATGGTGAAATAACAGATGTATATAGTCTTCCTTCCAATTATGTATTTGAAATTAAATTAAAAGAAAATAATAATATAGTTTCGATACCTTTCGTTAAAGCATATTTCGGCGATTCTGATAAAATAAATAAAACTATATGTATAATACAAAAGCCCATATTTGATGAGGATTAA